The nucleotide window AACCATCTCTTGTAATTGCCCAAAGAAATAATAGGAGCGTTATAAAGGTTGAAGATGTATTAGAGGCTTCAAAACTATTCTCGGATGTTAAGAGGAGTGTAAAGTTTGTAAAGGAGTATGAGAATCTATTATTGAAATGATGTCTGGTGACGGCTCTGAGACGTGATGTCACCAAAAGTCTGATCAATATTTTTTAAATATCCCAAAACTTAGATTTTAGTGTGAAAGTAGGTTTAGTGTATTATGGTGGACAATACAATCACCTAATTCTTAAAAATGTAAAGTATTTAGGAGCAGAGATTGAGGTAGTTCCACCACATAAGCCAGTAGAGGAGCTAAGGAAATTTGACTGTGTTATATTTAGTGGGGGTCCATATTCTGTATCAGAGGAAATTCACAAAATGGGAAATTCTCCTCTTTATATAAGGGAACTGAAAGTTCCAATGTTAGGTATATGTTTAGGTCATCAGCTAATTGCCTATGTATTGGGTGGAATCGTAAGAAGGGCCCTAAATCCAGAATACGGGCTTACCAGAATAAATATATTTGATGAGGATACTATTCTAAAAGGTTTCTCACAGCAATTAAACGTTTGGGAAAGTCACAATGATGAGGTAGTGGAACCGCCTAGCGGATTTAGAGTACTAGCGAGTAGTGCAAATGCTAGAGTTCAAGCAATGGTGAACTCAAGCAATTCAATATTTGGTGTTCAATTTCACCCTGAAGTTAAACATACGGAAAGGGGAATAGAAGTCTTCAAGAACTTCTTAGGAGTATGTAGAAAATAGATTCACTTTAACTCTTCTTCAGCCTTCTTACCACTCTCAACTATCTGTCTCTTTACCTTTTCTGGTAGAGTGTAATCTTCTCTTCTTTCCTCTAATCTTCCCTTCAGAACTATTCCCTTACCATTAACGATATCTATTTCCCACACGTGCTTATCATGGTCAGTTTGTCTCATCTTTTCAATTAATATATACCTATGAAGTTCTCCATTCTTTACCATTCTTCTAAATCTGATAATTCCATCTGCAACATGCTCAACCCCAAATCCAAATGCTTGGGATGTGGTTATTGCGTACTGTGAAGTTGCATATATTGTGAAATTCCATTTGTTTAGGACCCTCTTAAGATAATAACTTATTTTCCTCGCCATTGCAGGTTTGTCCAAAAATAACGCACTTACGGAATCAATTACTAATCTAGACTTACCATAACCTAACTTCTGCTTAGCCTCAATTACCTTATTTATTAGCTCCTCTGGAGTTAAGTTCACTAAGGCCCACTGATCCTCTTTTTCCCTCATTAACGCATCTATTATTATCAATTTCTTCTCTATATACTCCTCAAAATCCCAATTAAACTGTTTGGCTTGCCTTATTATTGAATCTCTACTTTCCTCAGTTGTAACGTATATACAAGGGTCTCCCTCCTTTAATCCCTTAGCAATGAAGTGAAGTGAAAATATAGTCTTTCCGGTCCCTGGTTCTCCAGTTAACGCTATGAAAAATCCTTGAGGGATTCCGCCTTGTACTAACTTATCAAATTCTGGTATTCCAGTAGATAGTCGGCTTACCATAATTTTAAATATCGATTTTGAGAATTTTAAAATGATCTGTGACGCTCAGCGGATCTTCTGATATGGAAGTGATGAGTTGTGTATTGGGTTAGAAAGAGAATTATAGGGGGTTCTGGACTACCTTATATCGAGAACGAAATTTTAGAATGGAGGAAAGAAGGAGTAAAAAGAGTACTGGTCTTACCAGAGGATTGGGAAATTGAAGAGGGTTGGGGTGATAAGGAATATTATCTAACCGTTCTCAAGAAAAATGAACTCCAACCTTTGCACGTCCCGATTCCAGATGGTGGAGTTCCCTCAGATTCTCAATTTCTTACCATAATGAGATGGCTATTAAGTGTAAAAGAAGGTAATTTAGTTCATTGCGTTGGTGGGATAGGAAGAACTGGTACAATTTTAGCTAGTTATCTAATTTTAACCGAAGGCTTAGATGCAGAGTCCGCTATTAATGAAGTTAGACTGGTGAGACCTGGTGCTGTGCAAACGTATGAGCAAGAGATGTTCTTATTACGTGTAGAGGGGAGGAGAAAATATTGGTTGAAAAGCATTTTCTCGAATTCTTAGAGAAATTCCAATACCTTATATCTAAAAACGTTAAAATAACTCATTATGGCGTTGAAAATGTTAAGAAGATTTGTGCAGTAGATGTCGCATATAAGGGTAATCTAGGATTCTCAGTCGGTGTAAGTATGGATATTAGAAGTGAGGAGTATAATTATAAATCTTATGTTGGCGAAGTGAACTTTCCATATATTCCAGGTTTCCTTTTCATGAGAGAAGCTCCGTTAATGATAAAAGCAATAGAAGGATTAGAATGTCAACTTCTTTTGGTTGATGGTCACGGAATAGCTCATCCTAGGAAAAGTGGAATTGCTGCAGTTATAGGTGTTCTTCTAGATTTCCCAACAATTGGGGTAGCAAAATCTAGACTTACTGGGGAGCTAGTTAATGAGAACGAAATTACTTATGTTTATCTTAATGGGGA belongs to Saccharolobus solfataricus and includes:
- a CDS encoding GMP synthase subunit A, which codes for MKVGLVYYGGQYNHLILKNVKYLGAEIEVVPPHKPVEELRKFDCVIFSGGPYSVSEEIHKMGNSPLYIRELKVPMLGICLGHQLIAYVLGGIVRRALNPEYGLTRINIFDEDTILKGFSQQLNVWESHNDEVVEPPSGFRVLASSANARVQAMVNSSNSIFGVQFHPEVKHTERGIEVFKNFLGVCRK
- a CDS encoding KaiC domain-containing protein; translation: MLKFSKSIFKIMVSRLSTGIPEFDKLVQGGIPQGFFIALTGEPGTGKTIFSLHFIAKGLKEGDPCIYVTTEESRDSIIRQAKQFNWDFEEYIEKKLIIIDALMREKEDQWALVNLTPEELINKVIEAKQKLGYGKSRLVIDSVSALFLDKPAMARKISYYLKRVLNKWNFTIYATSQYAITTSQAFGFGVEHVADGIIRFRRMVKNGELHRYILIEKMRQTDHDKHVWEIDIVNGKGIVLKGRLEERREDYTLPEKVKRQIVESGKKAEEELK
- a CDS encoding protein-tyrosine phosphatase family protein, which translates into the protein MYWVRKRIIGGSGLPYIENEILEWRKEGVKRVLVLPEDWEIEEGWGDKEYYLTVLKKNELQPLHVPIPDGGVPSDSQFLTIMRWLLSVKEGNLVHCVGGIGRTGTILASYLILTEGLDAESAINEVRLVRPGAVQTYEQEMFLLRVEGRRKYWLKSIFSNS
- a CDS encoding endonuclease V — translated: MVEKHFLEFLEKFQYLISKNVKITHYGVENVKKICAVDVAYKGNLGFSVGVSMDIRSEEYNYKSYVGEVNFPYIPGFLFMREAPLMIKAIEGLECQLLLVDGHGIAHPRKSGIAAVIGVLLDFPTIGVAKSRLTGELVNENEITYVYLNGEKVGVKFGRYFYSPGNGVDLQDCIELGKRGYPKVLKIADMLTKKIKKE